In Nymphaea colorata isolate Beijing-Zhang1983 chromosome 13, ASM883128v2, whole genome shotgun sequence, one DNA window encodes the following:
- the LOC116267213 gene encoding uncharacterized protein LOC116267213, translating to MCFFRKNGTPAALLCLALLPSPIVPFSGLSPHRHPRSLCAGVSSTRKEALALAAVACDRVRRTLLGGETREFRIQWLWIVEDVNIMGACVFWNRGWDSNLCPFEYELPCHSHPYSHI from the exons atgtgtttttttcgaaaaaatggtacGCCCGCAGCCCTTCTCTGCCTTGCCCTGCTGCCTTCTCCCATTGTACCCTTCTCAGGACTCTCTCCCCATCGCCACCCACGTTCCCTCTGTGCGGGCGTCTCTTCCACGAGGAAGGAAGCACTAGCTCTTGCTGCCGTGGCCTGCGATCGAGTTCGGAG GACTTTGCTGGGAGGGGAGACTCGGGAATTCAGGATACAGTGGTTATGGATAGTTGAAGATGTGAACATTATGGGAGCTTGTGTATTCTGGAACCGCGGGTGGGATTCAAACCTCTGCCCCTTTGAGTATGAGCTGCCTTGCCACTCTCACCCTTATTCccacatataa